A window from Sus scrofa isolate TJ Tabasco breed Duroc chromosome 2, Sscrofa11.1, whole genome shotgun sequence encodes these proteins:
- the LOC100522664 gene encoding olfactory receptor 2AJ1-like, which translates to MEPENHTFSSDFILLGLFSSSQKGLIFFSFIVIIFILTVTENSVMILLIHRESRLHTPMYFLLSHLSFMDILHISNIVPKMITDFLSGNKAISFAGCGFQIFLSLTLLGGECLLLAAMSYDRYVAICHPLRYPILMNDYVSILMAGGSWLIGTVNSIVHTVYTLHLPFCGSRAIDHFFCEVPAMLVLSCVDTTHYERGVYVSGIIFLLVPFSLIFASYVQILLTVLQMKSSESRKKSFSTCFFHMIVVIMYYGPFIFTYMRPKKYHIPGQDKFLAIFYTILTPSFNPIIYSIRNKDVLEAMKNMIKSNFLHKNF; encoded by the coding sequence atgGAACCTGAGAATCACACTTTCAGCAGTGACTTCATTCTTTTGGGACTCTTCTCCTCTTCTCAAAAAGGTctaattttcttctcctttatagtcatcatttttattttgactgtAACAGAAAATTCAGTCATGATTCTCCTTATCCACAGGGAATCACGACTCCATACTCCAATGTATTTTCTGCTCAGCCATCTCTCTTTCATGGATATCTTGCATATCTCCAACATTGTTCCCAAAATGATCACTGACTTTCTCTCAGGCAACAAGGCTATTTCATTTGCAGGTTGTGGCTTCCAAATATTTCTCTCCCTCACCCTCTTGGGTGGTGAGTGCCTTCTCCTGGCAGCAATGTCCTATGATCGCTATGTAGCCATCTGTCACCCACTGCGCTACCCCATTCTTATGAATGACTATgtcagcatcctcatggctggAGGATCCTGGCTTATTGGGACAGTCAATTCCATTGTTCACACAGTTTACACACTGCACTTACCCTTCTGTGGCTCAAGAGCCATtgaccactttttctgtgaagtcCCAGCCATGTTGGTGTTGTCCTGTGTGGACACAACACACTATGAAAGAGGAGTTTATGTAAGTGGCATCATTTTCCTGCttgtccctttctccctcatctttgCCTCTTATGTCCAAATTCTCCTTACTGTCCTCCAAATGAAATCATCAGAATCAAGGAAAAAGTCATTTTCTACCTGTTTCTTCCACATGATTGTGGTCATCATGTACTATGGGccatttattttcacatatatgaGACCTAAAAAGTACCACATTCCAGGCCAAGATAAGTTTCTGGCAATATTCTATACCATCCTCACACCATCTTTCAATCCAATTATCTACAGTATTAGGAATAAGGATGTTTTAGAGGCAATGAAAAATATGATCAAAAgtaattttctccataaaaattTCTAG
- the LOC100521433 gene encoding olfactory receptor 2L3-like: MENYNETSTDFILLGLFPPSRIGLFLFILIVLIFLVALFGNLFMILLIFLDIHLHTPMYYLLSQLSFIDLNYISTIVPKMAYNFLFGNRSISFIGCGVQSFFFLTLGGAETLLLTSMSYDRYVAICFPLHYPIRISRRLCVLMIIGSWIMGSINSCAHTIYALHIPYCRSRAINHFFCDVPAMLTLACMDTWVYEYTVFVSTTLFLLLPFIVILCSYGHVLLAVHRMQSVEGRKKAYATCSTHLTVVTFYYVPFAYTYLRPRSLRSPVEDKVLAVFYTMLTPMLNPVIYSLRNKEVMGALRRLIQRIGSVKM, encoded by the coding sequence ATGGAAAATTATAATGAAACATCAACTGATTTCATCTTATTGGGGTTGTTTCCCCCTTCAAGAATTggcctgtttctttttattctcattgttctcatttttctaGTGGCTCTATTTGGAAACCTTTTCATGATCCTTCTCATCTTTCTAGACATCCATCTTCATACACCCATGTATTATCTACTTAGTCAGCTCTCTTTCATTGACCTAAACTACATCTCCACTATTGTCCCCAAAATGGCCTacaatttcctttttggaaacaGGTCCATTTCCTTCATTGGATGTGGGGTTCAGAGCTTCTTCTTCTTGACTTTAGGAGGCGCAGAAACATTGCTCTTGACATCAATGTCTTATGATCGTTATGTAGCCATTTGCTTTCCTCTTCACTATCCCATCAGAATCAGCAGAAGACTGTGTGTGTTGATGATAATAGGATCTTGGATAATGGGCTCTATCAATTCCTGTGCCCATACCATATATGCTCTCCACATCCCTTATTGCCGATCCAGGGCcatcaatcatttcttctgtgatgtcCCAGCCATGTTGACTCTGGCGTGCATGGACACCTGGGTTTATGAGTACACAGTGTTTGTGAGCACCACTCTATTCCTTTTGTTACCTTTCATTGTTATCTTATGTTCCTATGGCCATGTTCTCCTTGCTGTCCATCGCATGCAgtcagtggaaggaaggaagaaagcttATGCAACCTGCAGCACCCACCTCACTGTGGTGACCTTCTACTATGTGCCATTTGCTTACACTTATCTACGCCCAAGATCCCTTCGATCTCCAGTAGAAGACAAGGTTCTGGCTGTGTTCTACACCATGCTGACCCCAATGCTGAACCCTGTTATCTATAGCCTGAGAAACAAGGAAGTAATGGGGGCCCTGAGAAGATTAATTCAGAGAATTGGCTCAGTGAAAATGTAG